DNA sequence from the Hoylesella buccalis ATCC 35310 genome:
GGTTAGCCAGTCGCAAACGACTGTCGTACATCGTCAAGAGAAAACCTTCGATTTCCAATTTCGGGTTCAGTTTGCTCTTGATAATCTTGATGGTGTTGAGCAGTTTGCTGATACCTTCCAGGGCGAAATATTCACATTGCACGGGAATGATGACCGAGTCGGATGCCGTGAGCGCGTTTACCGTAATCAAACCCAGCGACGGACTGCAGTCAATGAGTATGTAATCGTAGTCATCGCGGATGGGATCCAAGATGTTCTTGATTACTTTTTCTCGGTTGTCCAGGTTCAACATCTCAATCTCGGCGCCCACCAGGTCGATGTGGCTCGGTATGATGTCCAGTCCGGTAATGTCTGTGGTGTAGATGGCATCACGCACGTCAGCCTTGTTGATGATGCATTCGTATAGCGAACAGTCCACCTCCTTGATGTCTACGCCCAAACCACTGGAGGCGTTGGCCTGTGGATCGGCATCGACGATGAGTACCGATTTCTCGAGCGTAGCCAAAGATGCGCCCAGATTGATGGTGGTGGTGGTTTTGCCTACACCACCTTTTTGATTCGCTAAAGCTATGATTTTTCCCATTTTCAGTATCCTTCTAAAGACATTAAATTGTTGCAAAGTTACATATTTTGTATGACAAAGTACCCATTTAAACTTTTTTTCGTACTTTTGCATGAGAATTAATAGGAATATCACCAGCCGAATCAAGCAAATTTACTTTCTCACTTCAGAAAGTTTTCCTTGAGCTTTTCGGCTTGATTAAAAGCGTTAAAAGAGATGCAGACAGAGCGACCCTTGATTTTGATTTCAAACGATGACGGCTATCATTCACCCGGCATTCATGCCTTGGTAGACATGGTTTCCGATTTGGCAGATGTACTGGTCTGCGCACCCGAGGCGGCTCGTTCGGGCTTTTCGTGTGCTTTTTCGGCTGTTGAATATCTGCGATTAAAGCGCAGGAAGGACATCGGAACGGCTCAAGTATGGTCGTGCAGTGGTACGCCGGTCGACTGTGTGAAGCTGGCTCTCGACCAGTTGTGCCCCGACAGGAGGCCGGCTCTCATCCTGGGCGGCATCAACCACGGCGACAATTCGTCTGTAAACAACCACTATTCGGGTACCATGGGCATCGCCATGGAAGGCTGCATGAAGTACATTCCCTCGGTGGCATTCTCCAGTTGTTATTACGAGGAGGATGCCAACCTTGAACCGTTGCGTCCATACGTGCGGATGGTGGTGAAAAAGGTGCTGGCGGACGGACTGTCTAAGGGCATCTGCTTGAACGTCAACTTTCCTGCCCGACAAGTGTTTGAGGGTATCAAAGCGTGCCGGATGACGATGGGCCGGTGGGTCAACGAGATTGTAAAACAACATCATCCGCGTCAATACGACTATTATTGGGTGGTGGGCGAGTATCTGAACGACGAGCCCGATGCCGAGGACTCCGACCAGTGGGCACTCAATCATGGTTATGTTGCCATTACGCCCACTAAGATGGATGTCACCGCTTACGAGTTCATGGACGAGATCAGAGAATGGGGAAAACCAGTTGCCCCTTCAACTTTCAATGCCCAAGACTAACCCATGAAGGCTCTTTGAACCGCTTGCAGCTCGCTGAACACTCTATATTTTTGAGCGTGCGCACCATACTATATTCCAAAATCATGAGCTTATGAAGTATTATTTGATTGTTGGCGAAGCCAGTGGAGACTTGCATGCCTCGCACTTGATGATGGCTTTGAAAAAACAGGACAATGACGCTCGGTTTCGATTCTTCGGCGGAGACCTCATGACGGCGGTTGGGGGAGAGCGGGTGAGGCATTTCAAGGAAATGGCGTACATGGGTTTTATCCCCGTACTGCTGCACCTGCGAACCATCTTCAAGAACATGAAAATGTGCAAAGAAGACATTGTTCGGTGGCAGCCCGATGTGGTGATTTTGGTCGACTATGCCGGATTTAACCTGAATATTGCTAAGTTCTTGAAAACCAATACAAACATACCTGCTTATTATTACATATCGCCCAAGCTTTGGGCCTGGAAGGAATACCGCATCAAGAACATCAAGCGCGATGTGGCTGAATTGTTTTCCATCCTGCCTTTCGAGGTCCCTTTCTTCGAGAAAAAACATCATTATCCCATTCATTATGTAGGCAATCCGACAGCCGATGAGGTGCGTCAGTTTCGCGCTTCATACACCGAGAGTTTCGAGGAGTTTTGTCTCGCGAATCATCTTGACAAAAACAAACCTATTATTGCCTTGCTGGCAGGAAGCCGAAAACAGGAAATTAAGGACAATCTGCCTGCCATGATTCAGGCTGCCAACGCTTATCCAGACTACCAATCCGTGCTGGCGGGGGCGCCAGCTATTGAGGATGCTTATTACGAAGAGTACCTGACCGGCACGAACGTCGCTTTGGTAAAAAACAAGACTTATCCGTTGTTGGCCCATGCTGCGGCAGCTCTGGTGACCAGTGGTACGGCAACGCTCGAAACGGCTTTGTTCGATGTGCCGCAAGTGGTGTGTTACAAGACGCTCGTGCCCTGGCTCATACGCTTTGCGTTCAAGCATATCATTAAGGTAAAGTACATCTCTTTGGTCAACCTCATCGCTGATCGGGAAGTGGTGCGAGAACTGTTTGCCGACCGCTTTACGCTCGCGAACATCGTCAAAGAACTGGGACTTATCCTGCCGAGTGGCGGTGAACGCCCGAAAATGCTCGCCGATTATGCCGAGGTGCGTCATCAGTTGGGCGATCATGTAGCACCAGAAAATGCCGCAAAAATTATGGTTTCATTGTTGAAGGGCGAACGGCAGTAACCGAGTGGTGTCCGATCTTTTTAATGAGTCTCTTTACTCCTTGTCTATCAGTGCTTTACAAATTCGTTTCAAAGTCTATGAGTTTGACCTGTAAAGTCATTGAGTTTGCCCGCCAAACCCAATGACTTTGGCGGGCAAACTCAATGCTATTCATATGTGAGGGTAATGGCGTGCTGTTTCACGTTTCGTCAGAGAAGAATCTCGAATCACAGATTGCGCAATTCAATTCGTAATTGACCGAAGGCCGGATCGTGACGACTGCCTCTTTTAGTACGCTCTATGCCGTGGTATGAAGGTCATGTTTCGGTTTATTTGACAATCCCCATCTTTTTCATTTCTTGCAGCAGCACATCTGCCATTCTCATGAAACCAAGATCTGTAAAGTGAATGCCATCGACCGTTGCTTCGCCATCATTGCCGATGAGGTTGTCGCTGCTGATGTAATAGAGGTTGTTGTCTCCTTTTGCCTTGAGGGCCTGAAAACATTTTTTCAGTTCGATATTCTTGTCGTGGACAACTTTACTAATCTCTTGATCGTAAGTACCATGGGGAAATATGGGGTTTTCGATGAGCACGATTGGTGTATTTGGATTTTCTTTTCTGATGATGTTGACGAAAGGAATTGTCTTGTTCTTGACATCCTCCGGGCCGTTGTTCGGTGCAAAATCAAGGATGAACATCTGCGCATTCTTCTTTTTGGCAATGACTTCCGCCACATCCATGTCCAGTCTGCCGTTGCCGCTGAATCCAAGATTGATTACCTCGGTGTTGAGCCTGCGTTCTAATATGTTGGTGAAACTCATTCCTGGTCGGGCCGCACAACCTCCTTGTGTGATGCTCGTTCCATACACAACGATGGGTGCTTCTGTCCTCGGAAATGGCAGTGTGGGTTGGGCGATAGTCTTGGTTGAGTCGATGCCAATCTCAAGTGAAACAATTCCGTCATACAAGGGAAGGTAGAGCATGTATTCCCGCTCGATGGGCTTCATGTTGTCGATGATGACTTGCGTGGAAACTTTCGCCGTAGGTCTGCCTGTTTTCATGAAAACCCATTTGCCTTGATCCCAGGTATATAAGTCAAGTCCTTTGGTTCCGGTGGGTGACATGTGGTTCATGTAGGCATCGTTCAAGTTTTCCCATTTGGCAGCAATCGTTGTACTGTTGGTCTTGAACCTCACGGCGAGACCTGATGTGTGTTTGCCCAAATGCCAAACAGGAGGTCGGCAGGTGTTTTTTAATTCACGAGGCAAACGCTCGTATCTGGTTTCGGTATCATTGGATATTTTTCCAATAACCGGAAACTGATCGGCGTTGTAGTAAGTGATTTGCGAAAACACAAGGGTAGGTGACAATAAGACAAGGAGGAAAAAAATGACTTTGAAATGACGCATAAGTATGAGATTAATGTTATTGGTATGTAGATTCTTTCATGTTAACTCATTGTGTTATGCAAATTTAGAAAATTAAAGTATAAAGCACAAACAAAAGACATGAAAAATGTTTATGCAAGCAAACAGAGGCGAAATGTGGTGCAGATGATTCTTGAGATGAATCACCCTTGTTGGTTTTGGGTATGGGGTAAACTTACAACAAGGTGATGGAATAAAGATAAATTACGGCTGCCGGGATGGCCATCAGGGAGGAGTCGAAGCGGTCGAGCATGCCTCCGTGGCCGGGTAGAATGTTACCACTGTCTTTAATGCCTAATGTGCGTTTCAACAATGATTCTACCAAATCGCCCCAAGTTCCAAATATGACTACCACTAATCCTAATCCGAGCCATTCTATGAGGTTGAGTCCAGATAAGTTTTCCCCTTGCGATTCAATATAGTATATAATGGAAGCCATAATTAAAACGAGGATACCACCTCCGATACTCCCTTCCCAACTTTTAGCAGGCGAGATGCGTGGAAATAGTTTGTGCTTACCAAAGAGTGAGCCTGTGCAATAGGCGCCGGTGTCGTTGGCCCACAGAAAAATGAAGATACTCAGAGGAAGTAAGTAGTAAAAATGGGTTGCACCGTCTGGTGATTGTCTGAAAGCCAACACGTTGATCATCGAAAGCGGCAGCGCAATGTACAGTTGCGAAAGCATGGTGTATGCCCAGTCGTTCACGGCATCCTTGCTTTGTGTGTACAGATTGCTGATAAATAGGTAGACGATGGTGAGGAGATAGGGAACAAATACGGCATTGGTTTGGATGAAACCACTGTTGACACCTGCCACGGCAAGAAAGAAATAAACGCCGGCTACCGTTGTGATGAATCGGTTAACGGTAACGTTTTCACGGTCGTTTACCAATCCTGTAAACTCCCAAATCGTCATGCCAGTGATGAGTGTAAAGACGAATATCATGGCAACAGGGCGCAAAAAACAGGTTGTCATGATGGCAACGAACAAGACGCCAGTGATGGTTCGAGTGATGAGATTTTTAAGTTTTGGTGTCATGGATGGTTCATAGTTGACAAGTTCACAAGTTGACGAGTTCACAAGTTGATTGTGAGGAGTTGACAAGTCGACAAGCAATAAGTCTATTTACTCGTCAACTTGTCAACTAAAAACTCGTCAACTAAAACTCTTGTTTATTCTCTTTCAATGTTCTCTGATGTTCTTCTTCAGCCGCTTTTACTTCTTCAGGCATGTCTTCCAGCTTGGGTTCGTTGTCCTGCATGATTTCTTGTGAGCGGCTGACCCATGGGCGTTTGCCGAATATCTTTTCAACATCTTTAGCGAATATCACCTCGCGAGTGAGCAAAAGTTCTGCCAGTTTGGCATGGCCCTCTTTGTGTTCAGTGAGTATTTGCTTGGCTCTGTCGTACTGTTCGTTGATCATCTTCAGCACCTCGTCGTCAATAATCTTTGCCGTGGTCTCTGAGTAAGGCCGCTGGAACTGATATTCTTGGTTGTTGTAGTAGCAAATGTTGGGCAGTACATCGCTCATACCGGCGTAGGCAATCATGCTATACGAACTCTTTGTAGCACGCTCCAAGTCGTTAATGGCACCAGTGGAAATCTGTCCTACGCACAGTTCTTCGGCAGCTCGGCCACCCAATAAGGCGCACATCTCGTCGAGCATCTGCTCCTTGGTGGTGATTTGTCTCTCTTCGGGTAGATACCATGCGGCGCCTAAGGCTCTTCCACGCGGCACAATAGAGACCTTAACGAGCGGATGAGCATGCTCGCAGAACCATGAAACGGTGGCGTGTCCGGCCTCATGAAGAGCGATGGTGCGCTTCTCACCAGCCGTCATAATCTTGGTTTTCTTTTCCAGTCCACCCACGATACGGTCAACTGCATCCAGGAAATCTTGCTTTCCAACTTGTGTCTTATTGTGTCTTGCGGCAATCAATGCGGCCTCGTTGCATACGTTAGCGATGTCGGCACCCGAGAATCCTGGCGTTTGTCGTGACAGGAAGTCGATGTCCAAATCAGGTGCCACCTTCACTCTGCGAAGATGAACCAGGAATATTTCCTTGCGTTCGGGCAGGTCAGGCAAGTCCACACTGATTTGTCTGTCAAAGCGTCCTGCGCGTAATAGTGCATTGTCGAGCATGTCGGCGCGGTTGGTAGCAGCCAGAATAATGACGCCACTGTTGGTGCCAAAGCCGTCCATTTCGGTCAGTAAGGCATTCAACGTGTTCTCTCTTTCGTCGTTTCCGCCCATGGCAGGGTTCTTGCTGCGGGCCCTTCCTACGGCATCAATCTCATCGATGAAGATGATACAGGGTGATTTCTCCTTGGCTTGTCGGAACAAGTCGCGCACACGACTGGCACCAACACCAACGAACATCTCTACGAAATCGGAGCCACTCATGGAGAAGAAAGGCACACCAGCTTCACCTGCAACAGCCTTTGCCAGCAAGGTTTTACCCGTACCTGGAGGTCCTACGAGCAGTGCTCCCTTAGGTATTTTACCGCCCAGATCGGTGTATTTCTGTGGATTCTTCAGGAAGTCAACAATCTCTTGCACCTCTTGTTTGGCGCCAGCTTGTCCTGCTACGTCCTTGAAGGTGATGCCCAAGTCGTTGCCTTTCTCGTACATCTTGGCCTTACTCTTACCAACATTGAAGACGCCACCAGACCCTCCGGCACCTCCGCCACCCATTCTTCGCATCAGGAAAATCCACATGACGATGAGAAAAATGGGGAATGAAAGGTTAAGCAGAATGTTTACCAAGTCGCTTCCTTTCTCGTTCTCGTAGCTGAAGTCGGCAATTTTACCAGATGATTGTTCAGCTGTTAGGTATTTTTCCAGTTCGTCAACCGATCCAAATTCCACTTCAACGTAGGGAGAAGTGCCCGTCTGCTTGGCCGTCATGTTGAAGACATCGCGGATGTGTTCGGGCTTAACGTACATCTTCAATATATTCTGTTCCTTGTTGATGACCACATTCTTGGCGTAACCTTTTGCGATGTATTGCTTGAATTTCGAATAAGTAGCTTTCTTATTGGCGCTTGCGTTGCCCAGGGAGTTACCACCTCCGGTCATGAAAAATATGGCCAGTGTAATAGCAACAATTGCGTAAATCCAGTTCATGTTGAACTTAGGCATCTTGGGTTGGTTGTCGTTGTTATTATTGTAGGAGTTGTTTTTATTGTCCATAAAGATGAATTCTGTTATAATAGGATAGGAATGTCAAATGCCATGCCAATTTAATCTTGGTCCGGAATCCTCGTCAATTTAGCGTCTTCCCATAAGTTTTCCAAGTCATAGAAAGCCCTTGTTTCCGGCAAGAAGACGTGGACCAGCACGTCAGTGAAATCAATGGCCACCCATTGGTTCGCTCCAAGGCCGATGACATTGACCGGTTTCTCCTTCAAATCCTCACGGACTGTGTCGCCAATTGATTCGGAAATCGCCTCTACTTGGGTGGGAGAGTTGCCTTGACAGATGACAAAGTAATTGGCTATTGCCCCTTCGATGTTGCTTAAGTCAGCAATG
Encoded proteins:
- a CDS encoding ParA family protein; amino-acid sequence: MGKIIALANQKGGVGKTTTTINLGASLATLEKSVLIVDADPQANASSGLGVDIKEVDCSLYECIINKADVRDAIYTTDITGLDIIPSHIDLVGAEIEMLNLDNREKVIKNILDPIRDDYDYILIDCSPSLGLITVNALTASDSVIIPVQCEYFALEGISKLLNTIKIIKSKLNPKLEIEGFLLTMYDSRLRLANQIYDEVKRHFQELVFKTVIQRNVKLSESPSHGLPVILYDADSSGAKNHLNLAREIIGKNA
- the surE gene encoding 5'/3'-nucleotidase SurE; this translates as MQTERPLILISNDDGYHSPGIHALVDMVSDLADVLVCAPEAARSGFSCAFSAVEYLRLKRRKDIGTAQVWSCSGTPVDCVKLALDQLCPDRRPALILGGINHGDNSSVNNHYSGTMGIAMEGCMKYIPSVAFSSCYYEEDANLEPLRPYVRMVVKKVLADGLSKGICLNVNFPARQVFEGIKACRMTMGRWVNEIVKQHHPRQYDYYWVVGEYLNDEPDAEDSDQWALNHGYVAITPTKMDVTAYEFMDEIREWGKPVAPSTFNAQD
- the lpxB gene encoding lipid-A-disaccharide synthase → MKYYLIVGEASGDLHASHLMMALKKQDNDARFRFFGGDLMTAVGGERVRHFKEMAYMGFIPVLLHLRTIFKNMKMCKEDIVRWQPDVVILVDYAGFNLNIAKFLKTNTNIPAYYYISPKLWAWKEYRIKNIKRDVAELFSILPFEVPFFEKKHHYPIHYVGNPTADEVRQFRASYTESFEEFCLANHLDKNKPIIALLAGSRKQEIKDNLPAMIQAANAYPDYQSVLAGAPAIEDAYYEEYLTGTNVALVKNKTYPLLAHAAAALVTSGTATLETALFDVPQVVCYKTLVPWLIRFAFKHIIKVKYISLVNLIADREVVRELFADRFTLANIVKELGLILPSGGERPKMLADYAEVRHQLGDHVAPENAAKIMVSLLKGERQ
- a CDS encoding SGNH/GDSL hydrolase family protein translates to MRHFKVIFFLLVLLSPTLVFSQITYYNADQFPVIGKISNDTETRYERLPRELKNTCRPPVWHLGKHTSGLAVRFKTNSTTIAAKWENLNDAYMNHMSPTGTKGLDLYTWDQGKWVFMKTGRPTAKVSTQVIIDNMKPIEREYMLYLPLYDGIVSLEIGIDSTKTIAQPTLPFPRTEAPIVVYGTSITQGGCAARPGMSFTNILERRLNTEVINLGFSGNGRLDMDVAEVIAKKKNAQMFILDFAPNNGPEDVKNKTIPFVNIIRKENPNTPIVLIENPIFPHGTYDQEISKVVHDKNIELKKCFQALKAKGDNNLYYISSDNLIGNDGEATVDGIHFTDLGFMRMADVLLQEMKKMGIVK
- a CDS encoding phosphatidate cytidylyltransferase; this translates as MTPKLKNLITRTITGVLFVAIMTTCFLRPVAMIFVFTLITGMTIWEFTGLVNDRENVTVNRFITTVAGVYFFLAVAGVNSGFIQTNAVFVPYLLTIVYLFISNLYTQSKDAVNDWAYTMLSQLYIALPLSMINVLAFRQSPDGATHFYYLLPLSIFIFLWANDTGAYCTGSLFGKHKLFPRISPAKSWEGSIGGGILVLIMASIIYYIESQGENLSGLNLIEWLGLGLVVVIFGTWGDLVESLLKRTLGIKDSGNILPGHGGMLDRFDSSLMAIPAAVIYLYSITLL
- the ftsH gene encoding ATP-dependent zinc metalloprotease FtsH codes for the protein MDNKNNSYNNNNDNQPKMPKFNMNWIYAIVAITLAIFFMTGGGNSLGNASANKKATYSKFKQYIAKGYAKNVVINKEQNILKMYVKPEHIRDVFNMTAKQTGTSPYVEVEFGSVDELEKYLTAEQSSGKIADFSYENEKGSDLVNILLNLSFPIFLIVMWIFLMRRMGGGGAGGSGGVFNVGKSKAKMYEKGNDLGITFKDVAGQAGAKQEVQEIVDFLKNPQKYTDLGGKIPKGALLVGPPGTGKTLLAKAVAGEAGVPFFSMSGSDFVEMFVGVGASRVRDLFRQAKEKSPCIIFIDEIDAVGRARSKNPAMGGNDERENTLNALLTEMDGFGTNSGVIILAATNRADMLDNALLRAGRFDRQISVDLPDLPERKEIFLVHLRRVKVAPDLDIDFLSRQTPGFSGADIANVCNEAALIAARHNKTQVGKQDFLDAVDRIVGGLEKKTKIMTAGEKRTIALHEAGHATVSWFCEHAHPLVKVSIVPRGRALGAAWYLPEERQITTKEQMLDEMCALLGGRAAEELCVGQISTGAINDLERATKSSYSMIAYAGMSDVLPNICYYNNQEYQFQRPYSETTAKIIDDEVLKMINEQYDRAKQILTEHKEGHAKLAELLLTREVIFAKDVEKIFGKRPWVSRSQEIMQDNEPKLEDMPEEVKAAEEEHQRTLKENKQEF
- the rsfS gene encoding ribosome silencing factor, giving the protein MKQSKQLVDIITKGIQEKKGQDIVIADLSNIEGAIANYFVICQGNSPTQVEAISESIGDTVREDLKEKPVNVIGLGANQWVAIDFTDVLVHVFLPETRAFYDLENLWEDAKLTRIPDQD